From Homalodisca vitripennis isolate AUS2020 chromosome 1, UT_GWSS_2.1, whole genome shotgun sequence, the proteins below share one genomic window:
- the LOC124375224 gene encoding protein tincar isoform X2, which yields MNGGLVADREPRKVTVVPPSPRPAPGKRSCCHAHLNSLWSVWYGLSAVGLQAYIAFQSGLRFLDYLDLAWPAASAPRLELHAYVVLTGTAVLLLPVFLATAVFKVGNLANDGFKLGRSMSTCSVDPPNSVSLGGGGPRGFWRHSGPTAPLLHIIAAFCLLLPRLLMEARLIQAGFLPKDMIWRTDLDFLVAQRDRLVVLSFMTSSPNVNMSFLPTPLPQDTSSASPTDKPQSLPLSVGIPGQELSMDDDPKWGPVSPELLNYALALFVYAIRYPAVFWNTNKWFGALFSIQLLINGAQCLLMYAGVSVLYKVHVIGPSEALPLLHQRVGLSPSMPQHFLLNREITLALFIFSSLLVIKSSLVLYLYGYGRLNAFVNRERARRVISLHESETGRGWSYFTHCAALCVLLAMAVCEAPLLYDSTVVYRGSLSPAVLACVVAAVVHLFLWVLLWLVLTVKQHWRFKLRITVGRAAVRSARSIRLVTEVDLLSTTSDYAQPLLVVGNGRTYTISESSPKKAIMGVIQKCAMEKKARGSQGSASSSAKDWMDREEEQIYWLRPKPTTPKHSPDSSSSDRLEWLRKPTNTKHKVTFDPSSKKCRSSKGPEDSEDDGDYARLRELPMLSASGAEQSDGDTASEDNKLLECVRTGNVTYARTNCDLLIPGTGDYEDPSPLLTPDPHEDNDLPPPPGPSPPPPPPPTSAANEQLTTPRCLRRADSGMPQDELTPRSDSVSTEASGASPPEQSELGGSPPDHSETSSGVHSNSSRESASAQRRSTSVDDLATDAANKVQVQWRSVSLQRGMQPPQPDQSYSSYRAQNMEQTYGILRNNITVQKEPTYGNMGARVSLNPHEPIYAPYRPQQLYTKSPPVISEEEDVVIRRRVSRPETAPTCTAVTEPFGRATNMRLTSFTDRPQQSATLPHYPTQVVNPAYPHCSTMPLPVSNPTVPTLLGSGTSCNSFPRQHTTIPTHHNGVRLFNPNPYSKRLFPLPLRGYAPPDPGHHSFPQIMNLKQNIQHKPERDSANFSLASSGDSDTHT from the exons ATGAACGGCGGGCTGGTCGCGGACCGAGAACCCCGCAAGGTGACCGTGGTACCTCCTAGCCCCAGGCCGGCTCCCGGCAAACGATCGTGCTGCCACGCGCACCTCAACAGTCTCTGGAGCGTCTGGTACGGACTCAGTGCTGTCGGACTACAAGCCTACATCGCCTTCCAGTCGGGCCTTCGGTTTCTCG ACTACCTGGACCTGGCATGGCCTGCCGCCTCCGCCCCCCGCCTGGAACTTCACGCCTATGTCGTCCTCACGGGCACCGCCGTGCTCCTGCTGCCTGTGTTTCTAGCAACTGCTGTCTTCAAGGTAGGCAATCTCGCCAATGACGGTTTCAAGCTTGGACGGAGTATGAGCACTTGCTCCGTGGATCCTCCCAACTCCGTTTCCCTCGGCGGCGGCGGCCCGAGGGGCTTCTGGAGACACTCTGGACCCACAGCGCCCTTACTCCACATCATCGCCGCCTTCTGCCTACTGCTACCTAGGCTACTTATGGAGGCACGCCTCATACAAGCCGGGTTTCTGCCAAAAG ACATGATCTGGCGTACAGATCTGGATTTCTTGGTGGCACAACGAGATCGCCTGGTGGTCTTGAGCTTCATGACCTCCTCACCCAATGTGAATATGAGCTTCCTGCCGACCCCTTTACCACAAGACACCAGCTCGGCCTCGCCCACAGACAAGCCGCAGAGTCTGCCTCTCAGTGTTGGTATCCCTGGGCAGGAGCTCTCTATGGATG atgATCCCAAGTGGGGCCCAGTATCTCCTGAGCTGCTGAACTACGCTCTAGCTCTCTTTGTGTATGCGATCCGATATCCTGCCGTCTTCTGGAACACGAATAAATGGTTTGGAGCCCTCTTCTCCATCCAGCTGTTGATTAACGGGGCCCAGTGTCTCCTCATGTATGCAGGTGTCAGTGTGCTCTACAAG GTTCATGTGATCGGACCATCTGAAGCTCTACCGTTACTTCACCAACGTGTCGGTCTCAGTCCAAGCATGCCTCAACATTTCCTCCTCAACCGAGAGATTACCCTTGCATTGTTCATCTTCTCATCCCTTCTAGTCATCAAATCTAGTCTTGTTCTCTACTTGTATGGGTATGGCCG GCTGAACGCATTTGTGAATCGTGAGCGGGCACGTCGGGTGATCAGCCTGCACGAGAGCGAGACAGGGCGGGGCTGGAGCTACTTTACACACTGCGCAGCGCTTTGTGTGCTGCTGGCAATGGCAGTGTGCGAGGCCCCACTGCTCTACGACAGCACTGTGGTGTACCGTGGCAGCCTGAGCCCAGCAGTGCTGGCCTGCGTGGTTGCCGCAGTGGTACACCTGTTCCTCTGGGTTCTGCTATGGCTGGTACTCACAGTCAAGCAGCATTGGAGGTTCAAGCTACGGATCACTGTCGGGCGGGCTGCAGTCCGCTCAGCCCGCTCCATCCGACTGGTCACAGAGGTAGATTTGCTCTCCACAACCTCTGACTATGCCCAGCCACTGCTAGTTGTAGGCAATGGGCGTACCTACACAATCTCCGAGTCCTCTCCCAAGAAGGCTATCATGGGAGTTATCCAAAAGTGTGCCATGGAGAAGAAAGCCAGAGGAAGTCAAG GTTCGGCCAGCAGCAGTGCTAAAGATTGGATGGATCGAGAGGAGGAACAGATTTACTGGCTGAGGCCTAAGCCAACAACTCCCAAGCATTCGCCAGATTCTTCTTCATCTGATAGGCTTGAGTGGCTGAGGAAACCTACCAATACAAAACACAAAGTTACCTTCGACCCTAGCTCTAA GAAGTGTCGTAGCAGTAAAGGTCCTGAAGACTCAGAGGATGATGGAGACTATGCGAGACTGCGTGAACTACCGATGTTGAGTGCTTCTGGTGCTGAACAAAGTGATGGTGACACTGCCTCTGAAGATAATAAG CTTTTGGAGTGTGTTCGCACTGGCAACGTAACATACGCCCGCACTAACTGTGACTTGCTTATCCCTGGGACTGGAGACTACGAGGATCCCAGTCCTCTGTTGACACCGGATCCCCACGAGGACAATGACCTCCCTCCCCCTCCAGGCCCCTCCCCTCCACCCCCACCACCTCCAACGTCTGCTGCCAATGAGCAACTG ACCACTCCAAGGTGTCTTCGCAGAGCAGATTCTGGAATGCCTCAGGATGAACTAACACCTCGCTCAGACTCCGTGAGCACTGAGGCCTCTGGAGCCTCTCCTCCAGAGCAAAGCGAGCTTGGTGGATCTCCTCCAGACCATAGTGAGACCTCTAGCGGAGTACACTCCAACTCAAGCAGGGAGTCCGCTTCCGCTCAGAGGCGGTCCACCAGTGTCGATGACTTGGCTACTGATGCTGCCAATAAG GTTCAGGTTCAGTGGCGAAGTGTTTCACTACAACGAGGAATGCAGCCCCCACAGCCTGACCAGAGCTACAGCTCCTACAGGGCCCAGAACATGGAGCAGACTTATGGAATTCTACGGAACAACATTACAGTACAGAAGGAACCCACGTACGGCAACATGGGGGCCCGTGTCTCCCTCAATCCACATGAGCCAATCTATGCACCCTACCGGCCACAGCAACTCTACACCAAGAGTCCACCGGTTATAAGTGAAGAGGAAGATGTGGTGATAAGGCGGCGTGTGAGCCGACCCGAGACTGCCCCAACATGCACAGCTGTTACGGAACCCTTTGGCAGAGCTACCAATATGCGGCTGACATCGTTCACAGATCGACCACAACAGTCCGCTACACTCCCACACTACCCCACACAAGTGGTGAACCCAGCCTACCCCCACTGCTCTACTATGCCCCTCCCTGTGTCCAACCCGACCGTACCTACGCTCTTAGGCAGCGGCACTAGTTGTAATTCATTTCCGAGACAACACACGACAATTCCCACCCACCACAACGGGGTGAGACTGTTCAACCCCAATCCCTACTCCAAACGTCTCTTCCCCCTCCCTCTTCGAGGGTACGCTCCCCCTGACCCAGGTCACCATTCCTTCCCACAAATTATGAATCTCAAACAAAACATCCAGCACAAACCTGAGCGAGACTCTGCAAATTTCTCACTAGCTTCTAGTGGTGACTCCGATACGCACACGTGA
- the LOC124375224 gene encoding protein tincar isoform X1: protein MNGGLVADREPRKVTVVPPSPRPAPGKRSCCHAHLNSLWSVWYGLSAVGLQAYIAFQSGLRFLDYLDLAWPAASAPRLELHAYVVLTGTAVLLLPVFLATAVFKVGNLANDGFKLGRSMSTCSVDPPNSVSLGGGGPRGFWRHSGPTAPLLHIIAAFCLLLPRLLMEARLIQAGFLPKDMIWRTDLDFLVAQRDRLVVLSFMTSSPNVNMSFLPTPLPQDTSSASPTDKPQSLPLSVGIPGQELSMDDDPKWGPVSPELLNYALALFVYAIRYPAVFWNTNKWFGALFSIQLLINGAQCLLMYAGVSVLYKVHVIGPSEALPLLHQRVGLSPSMPQHFLLNREITLALFIFSSLLVIKSSLVLYLYGYGRVVMYRLNAFVNRERARRVISLHESETGRGWSYFTHCAALCVLLAMAVCEAPLLYDSTVVYRGSLSPAVLACVVAAVVHLFLWVLLWLVLTVKQHWRFKLRITVGRAAVRSARSIRLVTEVDLLSTTSDYAQPLLVVGNGRTYTISESSPKKAIMGVIQKCAMEKKARGSQGSASSSAKDWMDREEEQIYWLRPKPTTPKHSPDSSSSDRLEWLRKPTNTKHKVTFDPSSKKCRSSKGPEDSEDDGDYARLRELPMLSASGAEQSDGDTASEDNKLLECVRTGNVTYARTNCDLLIPGTGDYEDPSPLLTPDPHEDNDLPPPPGPSPPPPPPPTSAANEQLTTPRCLRRADSGMPQDELTPRSDSVSTEASGASPPEQSELGGSPPDHSETSSGVHSNSSRESASAQRRSTSVDDLATDAANKVQVQWRSVSLQRGMQPPQPDQSYSSYRAQNMEQTYGILRNNITVQKEPTYGNMGARVSLNPHEPIYAPYRPQQLYTKSPPVISEEEDVVIRRRVSRPETAPTCTAVTEPFGRATNMRLTSFTDRPQQSATLPHYPTQVVNPAYPHCSTMPLPVSNPTVPTLLGSGTSCNSFPRQHTTIPTHHNGVRLFNPNPYSKRLFPLPLRGYAPPDPGHHSFPQIMNLKQNIQHKPERDSANFSLASSGDSDTHT, encoded by the exons ATGAACGGCGGGCTGGTCGCGGACCGAGAACCCCGCAAGGTGACCGTGGTACCTCCTAGCCCCAGGCCGGCTCCCGGCAAACGATCGTGCTGCCACGCGCACCTCAACAGTCTCTGGAGCGTCTGGTACGGACTCAGTGCTGTCGGACTACAAGCCTACATCGCCTTCCAGTCGGGCCTTCGGTTTCTCG ACTACCTGGACCTGGCATGGCCTGCCGCCTCCGCCCCCCGCCTGGAACTTCACGCCTATGTCGTCCTCACGGGCACCGCCGTGCTCCTGCTGCCTGTGTTTCTAGCAACTGCTGTCTTCAAGGTAGGCAATCTCGCCAATGACGGTTTCAAGCTTGGACGGAGTATGAGCACTTGCTCCGTGGATCCTCCCAACTCCGTTTCCCTCGGCGGCGGCGGCCCGAGGGGCTTCTGGAGACACTCTGGACCCACAGCGCCCTTACTCCACATCATCGCCGCCTTCTGCCTACTGCTACCTAGGCTACTTATGGAGGCACGCCTCATACAAGCCGGGTTTCTGCCAAAAG ACATGATCTGGCGTACAGATCTGGATTTCTTGGTGGCACAACGAGATCGCCTGGTGGTCTTGAGCTTCATGACCTCCTCACCCAATGTGAATATGAGCTTCCTGCCGACCCCTTTACCACAAGACACCAGCTCGGCCTCGCCCACAGACAAGCCGCAGAGTCTGCCTCTCAGTGTTGGTATCCCTGGGCAGGAGCTCTCTATGGATG atgATCCCAAGTGGGGCCCAGTATCTCCTGAGCTGCTGAACTACGCTCTAGCTCTCTTTGTGTATGCGATCCGATATCCTGCCGTCTTCTGGAACACGAATAAATGGTTTGGAGCCCTCTTCTCCATCCAGCTGTTGATTAACGGGGCCCAGTGTCTCCTCATGTATGCAGGTGTCAGTGTGCTCTACAAG GTTCATGTGATCGGACCATCTGAAGCTCTACCGTTACTTCACCAACGTGTCGGTCTCAGTCCAAGCATGCCTCAACATTTCCTCCTCAACCGAGAGATTACCCTTGCATTGTTCATCTTCTCATCCCTTCTAGTCATCAAATCTAGTCTTGTTCTCTACTTGTATGGGTATGGCCG TGTGGTTATGTACAGGCTGAACGCATTTGTGAATCGTGAGCGGGCACGTCGGGTGATCAGCCTGCACGAGAGCGAGACAGGGCGGGGCTGGAGCTACTTTACACACTGCGCAGCGCTTTGTGTGCTGCTGGCAATGGCAGTGTGCGAGGCCCCACTGCTCTACGACAGCACTGTGGTGTACCGTGGCAGCCTGAGCCCAGCAGTGCTGGCCTGCGTGGTTGCCGCAGTGGTACACCTGTTCCTCTGGGTTCTGCTATGGCTGGTACTCACAGTCAAGCAGCATTGGAGGTTCAAGCTACGGATCACTGTCGGGCGGGCTGCAGTCCGCTCAGCCCGCTCCATCCGACTGGTCACAGAGGTAGATTTGCTCTCCACAACCTCTGACTATGCCCAGCCACTGCTAGTTGTAGGCAATGGGCGTACCTACACAATCTCCGAGTCCTCTCCCAAGAAGGCTATCATGGGAGTTATCCAAAAGTGTGCCATGGAGAAGAAAGCCAGAGGAAGTCAAG GTTCGGCCAGCAGCAGTGCTAAAGATTGGATGGATCGAGAGGAGGAACAGATTTACTGGCTGAGGCCTAAGCCAACAACTCCCAAGCATTCGCCAGATTCTTCTTCATCTGATAGGCTTGAGTGGCTGAGGAAACCTACCAATACAAAACACAAAGTTACCTTCGACCCTAGCTCTAA GAAGTGTCGTAGCAGTAAAGGTCCTGAAGACTCAGAGGATGATGGAGACTATGCGAGACTGCGTGAACTACCGATGTTGAGTGCTTCTGGTGCTGAACAAAGTGATGGTGACACTGCCTCTGAAGATAATAAG CTTTTGGAGTGTGTTCGCACTGGCAACGTAACATACGCCCGCACTAACTGTGACTTGCTTATCCCTGGGACTGGAGACTACGAGGATCCCAGTCCTCTGTTGACACCGGATCCCCACGAGGACAATGACCTCCCTCCCCCTCCAGGCCCCTCCCCTCCACCCCCACCACCTCCAACGTCTGCTGCCAATGAGCAACTG ACCACTCCAAGGTGTCTTCGCAGAGCAGATTCTGGAATGCCTCAGGATGAACTAACACCTCGCTCAGACTCCGTGAGCACTGAGGCCTCTGGAGCCTCTCCTCCAGAGCAAAGCGAGCTTGGTGGATCTCCTCCAGACCATAGTGAGACCTCTAGCGGAGTACACTCCAACTCAAGCAGGGAGTCCGCTTCCGCTCAGAGGCGGTCCACCAGTGTCGATGACTTGGCTACTGATGCTGCCAATAAG GTTCAGGTTCAGTGGCGAAGTGTTTCACTACAACGAGGAATGCAGCCCCCACAGCCTGACCAGAGCTACAGCTCCTACAGGGCCCAGAACATGGAGCAGACTTATGGAATTCTACGGAACAACATTACAGTACAGAAGGAACCCACGTACGGCAACATGGGGGCCCGTGTCTCCCTCAATCCACATGAGCCAATCTATGCACCCTACCGGCCACAGCAACTCTACACCAAGAGTCCACCGGTTATAAGTGAAGAGGAAGATGTGGTGATAAGGCGGCGTGTGAGCCGACCCGAGACTGCCCCAACATGCACAGCTGTTACGGAACCCTTTGGCAGAGCTACCAATATGCGGCTGACATCGTTCACAGATCGACCACAACAGTCCGCTACACTCCCACACTACCCCACACAAGTGGTGAACCCAGCCTACCCCCACTGCTCTACTATGCCCCTCCCTGTGTCCAACCCGACCGTACCTACGCTCTTAGGCAGCGGCACTAGTTGTAATTCATTTCCGAGACAACACACGACAATTCCCACCCACCACAACGGGGTGAGACTGTTCAACCCCAATCCCTACTCCAAACGTCTCTTCCCCCTCCCTCTTCGAGGGTACGCTCCCCCTGACCCAGGTCACCATTCCTTCCCACAAATTATGAATCTCAAACAAAACATCCAGCACAAACCTGAGCGAGACTCTGCAAATTTCTCACTAGCTTCTAGTGGTGACTCCGATACGCACACGTGA
- the LOC124375224 gene encoding protein tincar isoform X3, with translation MNGGLVADREPRKVTVVPPSPRPAPGKRSCCHAHLNSLWSVWYGLSAVGLQAYIAFQSGLRFLDYLDLAWPAASAPRLELHAYVVLTGTAVLLLPVFLATAVFKVGNLANDGFKLGRSMSTCSVDPPNSVSLGGGGPRGFWRHSGPTAPLLHIIAAFCLLLPRLLMEARLIQAGFLPKDMIWRTDLDFLVAQRDRLVVLSFMTSSPNVNMSFLPTPLPQDTSSASPTDKPQSLPLSVGIPGQELSMDDDPKWGPVSPELLNYALALFVYAIRYPAVFWNTNKWFGALFSIQLLINGAQCLLMYAGVSVLYKVHVIGPSEALPLLHQRVGLSPSMPQHFLLNREITLALFIFSSLLVIKSSLVLYLYGYGRVVMYRLNAFVNRERARRVISLHESETGRGWSYFTHCAALCVLLAMAVCEAPLLYDSTVVYRGSLSPAVLACVVAAVVHLFLWVLLWLVLTVKQHWRFKLRITVGRAAVRSARSIRLVTEVDLLSTTSDYAQPLLVVGNGRTYTISESSPKKAIMGVIQKCAMEKKARGSQGSASSSAKDWMDREEEQIYWLRPKPTTPKHSPDSSSSDRLEWLRKPTNTKHKVTFDPSSKKCRSSKGPEDSEDDGDYARLRELPMLSASGAEQSDGDTASEDNKTTPRCLRRADSGMPQDELTPRSDSVSTEASGASPPEQSELGGSPPDHSETSSGVHSNSSRESASAQRRSTSVDDLATDAANKVQVQWRSVSLQRGMQPPQPDQSYSSYRAQNMEQTYGILRNNITVQKEPTYGNMGARVSLNPHEPIYAPYRPQQLYTKSPPVISEEEDVVIRRRVSRPETAPTCTAVTEPFGRATNMRLTSFTDRPQQSATLPHYPTQVVNPAYPHCSTMPLPVSNPTVPTLLGSGTSCNSFPRQHTTIPTHHNGVRLFNPNPYSKRLFPLPLRGYAPPDPGHHSFPQIMNLKQNIQHKPERDSANFSLASSGDSDTHT, from the exons ATGAACGGCGGGCTGGTCGCGGACCGAGAACCCCGCAAGGTGACCGTGGTACCTCCTAGCCCCAGGCCGGCTCCCGGCAAACGATCGTGCTGCCACGCGCACCTCAACAGTCTCTGGAGCGTCTGGTACGGACTCAGTGCTGTCGGACTACAAGCCTACATCGCCTTCCAGTCGGGCCTTCGGTTTCTCG ACTACCTGGACCTGGCATGGCCTGCCGCCTCCGCCCCCCGCCTGGAACTTCACGCCTATGTCGTCCTCACGGGCACCGCCGTGCTCCTGCTGCCTGTGTTTCTAGCAACTGCTGTCTTCAAGGTAGGCAATCTCGCCAATGACGGTTTCAAGCTTGGACGGAGTATGAGCACTTGCTCCGTGGATCCTCCCAACTCCGTTTCCCTCGGCGGCGGCGGCCCGAGGGGCTTCTGGAGACACTCTGGACCCACAGCGCCCTTACTCCACATCATCGCCGCCTTCTGCCTACTGCTACCTAGGCTACTTATGGAGGCACGCCTCATACAAGCCGGGTTTCTGCCAAAAG ACATGATCTGGCGTACAGATCTGGATTTCTTGGTGGCACAACGAGATCGCCTGGTGGTCTTGAGCTTCATGACCTCCTCACCCAATGTGAATATGAGCTTCCTGCCGACCCCTTTACCACAAGACACCAGCTCGGCCTCGCCCACAGACAAGCCGCAGAGTCTGCCTCTCAGTGTTGGTATCCCTGGGCAGGAGCTCTCTATGGATG atgATCCCAAGTGGGGCCCAGTATCTCCTGAGCTGCTGAACTACGCTCTAGCTCTCTTTGTGTATGCGATCCGATATCCTGCCGTCTTCTGGAACACGAATAAATGGTTTGGAGCCCTCTTCTCCATCCAGCTGTTGATTAACGGGGCCCAGTGTCTCCTCATGTATGCAGGTGTCAGTGTGCTCTACAAG GTTCATGTGATCGGACCATCTGAAGCTCTACCGTTACTTCACCAACGTGTCGGTCTCAGTCCAAGCATGCCTCAACATTTCCTCCTCAACCGAGAGATTACCCTTGCATTGTTCATCTTCTCATCCCTTCTAGTCATCAAATCTAGTCTTGTTCTCTACTTGTATGGGTATGGCCG TGTGGTTATGTACAGGCTGAACGCATTTGTGAATCGTGAGCGGGCACGTCGGGTGATCAGCCTGCACGAGAGCGAGACAGGGCGGGGCTGGAGCTACTTTACACACTGCGCAGCGCTTTGTGTGCTGCTGGCAATGGCAGTGTGCGAGGCCCCACTGCTCTACGACAGCACTGTGGTGTACCGTGGCAGCCTGAGCCCAGCAGTGCTGGCCTGCGTGGTTGCCGCAGTGGTACACCTGTTCCTCTGGGTTCTGCTATGGCTGGTACTCACAGTCAAGCAGCATTGGAGGTTCAAGCTACGGATCACTGTCGGGCGGGCTGCAGTCCGCTCAGCCCGCTCCATCCGACTGGTCACAGAGGTAGATTTGCTCTCCACAACCTCTGACTATGCCCAGCCACTGCTAGTTGTAGGCAATGGGCGTACCTACACAATCTCCGAGTCCTCTCCCAAGAAGGCTATCATGGGAGTTATCCAAAAGTGTGCCATGGAGAAGAAAGCCAGAGGAAGTCAAG GTTCGGCCAGCAGCAGTGCTAAAGATTGGATGGATCGAGAGGAGGAACAGATTTACTGGCTGAGGCCTAAGCCAACAACTCCCAAGCATTCGCCAGATTCTTCTTCATCTGATAGGCTTGAGTGGCTGAGGAAACCTACCAATACAAAACACAAAGTTACCTTCGACCCTAGCTCTAA GAAGTGTCGTAGCAGTAAAGGTCCTGAAGACTCAGAGGATGATGGAGACTATGCGAGACTGCGTGAACTACCGATGTTGAGTGCTTCTGGTGCTGAACAAAGTGATGGTGACACTGCCTCTGAAGATAATAAG ACCACTCCAAGGTGTCTTCGCAGAGCAGATTCTGGAATGCCTCAGGATGAACTAACACCTCGCTCAGACTCCGTGAGCACTGAGGCCTCTGGAGCCTCTCCTCCAGAGCAAAGCGAGCTTGGTGGATCTCCTCCAGACCATAGTGAGACCTCTAGCGGAGTACACTCCAACTCAAGCAGGGAGTCCGCTTCCGCTCAGAGGCGGTCCACCAGTGTCGATGACTTGGCTACTGATGCTGCCAATAAG GTTCAGGTTCAGTGGCGAAGTGTTTCACTACAACGAGGAATGCAGCCCCCACAGCCTGACCAGAGCTACAGCTCCTACAGGGCCCAGAACATGGAGCAGACTTATGGAATTCTACGGAACAACATTACAGTACAGAAGGAACCCACGTACGGCAACATGGGGGCCCGTGTCTCCCTCAATCCACATGAGCCAATCTATGCACCCTACCGGCCACAGCAACTCTACACCAAGAGTCCACCGGTTATAAGTGAAGAGGAAGATGTGGTGATAAGGCGGCGTGTGAGCCGACCCGAGACTGCCCCAACATGCACAGCTGTTACGGAACCCTTTGGCAGAGCTACCAATATGCGGCTGACATCGTTCACAGATCGACCACAACAGTCCGCTACACTCCCACACTACCCCACACAAGTGGTGAACCCAGCCTACCCCCACTGCTCTACTATGCCCCTCCCTGTGTCCAACCCGACCGTACCTACGCTCTTAGGCAGCGGCACTAGTTGTAATTCATTTCCGAGACAACACACGACAATTCCCACCCACCACAACGGGGTGAGACTGTTCAACCCCAATCCCTACTCCAAACGTCTCTTCCCCCTCCCTCTTCGAGGGTACGCTCCCCCTGACCCAGGTCACCATTCCTTCCCACAAATTATGAATCTCAAACAAAACATCCAGCACAAACCTGAGCGAGACTCTGCAAATTTCTCACTAGCTTCTAGTGGTGACTCCGATACGCACACGTGA